ACTACTGGAGCACTGACATGATGCAGGGCGGCTGTTTTTGCGGGGCCGTGCGCTACCTGGTGACGGACACTCCGTTCAACAGCACGCTGTGCCATTGCTCGATGTGCCGCCGCGCCACCGGCGCTCCGGCGGTCGCCTGGTTCTCCGTCAAGCGCGCGGGCCTGCGCTACACGATGGGCAAGCCGGCCACGTACCACTCCAGCCCCGGCATCTCGCGCCGCTTCTGCGCCGACTGCGGCACCCAGCTGGCATTCGAGGACGAGCGCTGGCCGGAGGAACTGGATATCACCACTGCCAGCCTGGACGATCCGGAGCTGGTGCCGCCAGGCGACCATATCTTCATGCAGAGCCACCTGCGGTGGTTGCAACTGGCCGATGCCTTGCCGCGCTATGTGCGTACGCGCAAGGAAGGCGTCGTGCACGCGCCTTAGCGGCCGGGCCACGGCGACAACCGGTGCGACTTCCTGCCTGACGTCGGGTCTCGGGTCCGGCGGGCCGTCCTCCTGCGTTCGCCGTTAATGCCGGCCTGGCCCGCAACCTGCCTACGCTCACTGCGCGGTATCGGGGACAGTCCCTTGCCTTGACCATGGGCACACGCATCGCATCCCCCGCCACTCGCGTTATTGTTGATAATAAGTTCTCAGTATCGTATAGTCGTGGCCATTTCGCAACCACCCGAAAGGCGCGCGATGCCCACGCAACCCCCGCTGTCGATGTCACGAGTCGTCCGCCGTTTCGGCGCCCGCACGGCGCTCGACGGCCTGTCGCTGACCCTGCACGCGGGCGACGTGTTCGCGCTGCTGGCGCCGAACGGCGCAGGCAAGACGACGACACTGAACCTCATCCTCGGCTTCCTGCCGGTGCACGACGGCACCATCGCCGTGTGCGGCGCGCCGGCCGGCAGTGCGAAGGCACGGCAGGCCGTGGCCTACCTGCCCGAACAGGTGGCTGTCTATCCGGAACTGAGCGGGGTGGAGAACCTGCGGTACTTCGCGCTGCTCGCGGGCCTCGCGCCGGACGACGCCGCCCTGCGGCGCCTGCTGGTGCAAGCGGGCCTGGACGCCGCGGCGCACGACCGC
This is a stretch of genomic DNA from Pseudoduganella chitinolytica. It encodes these proteins:
- a CDS encoding GFA family protein; translated protein: MMQGGCFCGAVRYLVTDTPFNSTLCHCSMCRRATGAPAVAWFSVKRAGLRYTMGKPATYHSSPGISRRFCADCGTQLAFEDERWPEELDITTASLDDPELVPPGDHIFMQSHLRWLQLADALPRYVRTRKEGVVHAP
- a CDS encoding ABC transporter ATP-binding protein, giving the protein MPTQPPLSMSRVVRRFGARTALDGLSLTLHAGDVFALLAPNGAGKTTTLNLILGFLPVHDGTIAVCGAPAGSAKARQAVAYLPEQVAVYPELSGVENLRYFALLAGLAPDDAALRRLLVQAGLDAAAHDRAARHYSKGMRQKVGIAIALARQARLLLLDEPTSGLDPQAAAELSAAIRAAARRGVAVLMVTHDLYHIREVATRVGFLRGGRIVREVDPRTADHADLERLYIGEMAQ